A region of the Haematobia irritans isolate KBUSLIRL chromosome 5, ASM5000362v1, whole genome shotgun sequence genome:
ATATGCAATGGACTCTGAAATTCAATCTCTTCAAGATAATAAAACATGGGTTTTAGAAAATCTCCCTAAGGGTGCCTATGATGAAACGTTTAGTCCAGTGGCAAAAATTGGAACCATAAGAGCTATTTTAAGTATAGCTGCAACGCAGAACATGCATCTCTCGCAGTTTGATGTCTCAACTGCATTTTTATACGGAGAATTAGAAGAAACCATCTATATGAGACAGCCAGAAGGATATGAAGACGAAAGTAATCGAGTGTGCAAACTTAAGCGAAGCCTCTATGGATTGAAACAGGCACCTAGATGTTGCAATCGCAAATTTGGAAATTATCTCGTAAAACTCGGTTTTAAAGCATGTGAGTCAGATCCTTGTTTGTATATTCGCGAGAAAAACGGGAAGAAAGTTATACTTGTTCTGTATGTAGATGATGGACTGGTAGCtgctaccctgccaacattttttgaatttggggactcttttgagaatccccactacgtcgaaaacaatcatatacgacatcaaaaactcgtcggaaaagcgccgtcactattgagaagttgtaccacgccaagttactacaaaaatgtttcgcatgagtgtaattattaggtgcctttatagatcaatttagaacgacgccaataagggaccctccaaacaatcagaaaaagtgcattttaagatagttgtaaaagaatcattgtggtcgagtaaaacacgtttgtttagatatttattaatttgattaaacatttataaattcttaaaaatataacatttataccactatcacattacatttaacataatttttggcattaacgatgatgttgagttgcaagtagcgagttacttgttgctgcgtctatcaaccagtgtttttattccatggaggcagcgtgtctgtaaaatatctgaaaaacaatcactttattccatttggaaaatcaccaaattgttcaccaatatacctttcacaattttaagcgtataatctatgttttcagaactttattttcgtttttatttaattaaaatataacaagctggttgcgcttggcgtttcacaaaaaaatggcttttttaacagtagggatggcaaattacttgcatgtactttttgatgtaccttttcatgatggttgaagtgacatttacgagtctgtggtaacgatgaggttgaaatggaactttgaaatgctggcagggtactgACTCGAAAGATCTGAATATATTCTTAAATGAATTGAAAAGAGAAttcaaaattgtttgcaaagaAGCAAACTACTTTTTGGGACTTGAGATTAAAAGAACTAAAGAAAAGATAACGATAACTCAAGAAGCTTATGCGAAAAGACTGTTAGAAAGATTCAATTTTCAAGATTGTAAAAGTGTTACAACACCAATGGTTAAAAgttctgaaatttcaaaagcaGGGGAAGAAAAAGTACGTGAATCTAAATTTCCATATAGACAAGCTGTTGGTGGTCTTATGTACTTAATGCTGGGTAGTAGACCTGACTTGGCATACAGCATCGGATTTTTATCAAGAACTTTGGAAAACCCATCCTCTGAAGATGTAATGCGTGTGAAAAGAGTTTTTAGATATATCGCTGGTACGTTGAGCTACGGTATCGCATATGACGCCAAAAACAATCCAAAGCTGGAATGTTTCAGTGATGCTGATTTCGGCGGATGTATGAAAACTGGTAGATCAACCTCTGGAGTGgtaattaaataaatgaaaaaagctGGCGTATGCTTTAGCTTTTTTTTATGCTTTAAAGAGGCTTTATTTTTTCCAACACACATAGAAAGCGCAATGCTCGCTTCataaacaaatttgtattttcaattacaaacctggaagcaacaaatatttttaatgtgtcTACCAAAGtccaaaaagttaaaataatttaaactttttgaaGCTTCGGCGCCAAGCTTATATTTATTGTGTGCAGGCTCATATAATTACGTGTGCTTCAACTTTTTTCAAAGCAAAGAATTTAGCGAAGAATTAAGCGGCGTGTTTATTGTGTGTCGGCCTTTATtgtcgtcgttctaaatttattaaaaaaggcacctaataattgcactcatgcgatacttttttgtagtgacttggagtggtacaacttctcaatagtgacggcgcttttccgacgagttttggatgtcgtatacgattgttttcgacgtggtggggattctcagaagcaccgtcaaattcaaaaatattggcagggtatacctttcacaattttttcagcacttcattttcctttttatttaaataaattatagtaAGCTagatgcgcttggcgtttcacaaaatataaaatgggtcttataacaatagtgatggcaaaatactttcacgtacactttttacattttgatacgcctcccccatcacagttggcgattgttgtagtgtcatttacgagtctgtgttagcgataaaggtgagtattaagttcgagtttagccgctaattttcactaaaggtgggtattaagttcgagtttagccgctaaaattgtcattttttcacgattacttttctttaataatccattttaaggaatacaaactttgtgaaaatttgctttgggctattcgccatcaagttataataaaatttgcaaccaatatgtataattgtatgcctttttttactgatttagttttcactttagcgcctaaactcgaacttaatactcaccttaaaggtgagtattaagttcgagtttagccgctaaaatcgctaaagtgaaaactaaatcagtaagaaaaatgcatgaaattatccatatttgttgcaaattttattataacttgatggggaaaagcacaaagcaaattttcacaaagtttgtattccttaaaatggattattaaagaaaagtaatcgtgaaaaaatgacgtttttagcggctaaactcgaacttaatacccaccttaaggtgagtattaagttcgagtttagccgctaaaatcgccattttttcacgattacttttctttaataatactttttaaggaatacaaactttgtgaaaacttgctttgggctattccccatcaagttatagtaaaatctgcaacaaatatgtataattttattcctttttgtattgatttagttttcactttagtgaaaaaactcgaacttaatacccacctttaaagtgaaaactaaatcagtaaaaaaaaagtcataaaattatacatatttgttgcagatttcattataacttgatggggaatatcccaaagcaaattttcacaaagtttgtattccttaaaatggattattaaagaaaagtaatcgtgaaaaaattacgattttagcggctaaactcgaacttaatacccaccttaaggccggtacACTGTTCGGTTGGTACTctgttcgcgttgaaactccataaaagaccaaaaaaatgcgaaaaactagcgaaattttttccatttgtgggacTAGCAACCACCATCTAGCCGCTCCCttctatatggaaatataaataatgtatataacatggaatttaaacacaaatgttaataacataaaacctttatttggtgaattacattttacaatcgtttcttttgtactgggcatcgggatagTTAACACAAAACAAACTGTAAACAAAAGGAGGCACTGCAATTGATGTTGGAAAACAAGCATTAGCACTTCAACCAACGTGAATAGTACGTGGTAGCAACGAATGAAATCACCAGAATTAATtgctttgttccaaaaaataaaatacagcattgtaaatttatttttatttttaatccaaagttatttgcaaaattgtggtcatgcttcttctttttcaaatcaattatCATGTGtccgtgtgtgtgtgtaaacaaTCGAGCcactaccctgccaacattttttgaatttgggggcgcttctgagaatccccagtacgttgaaaacaatcatatacgatatcaaaaactcgtcggaaaagcgccgtcactattgagaagttgtaccacgccaagttactacaaaacggtttcgcatgagtgcaattattaggtacctttatagatcaatttagaacgacgccaataagagaccctccaaacaatcagaaaaagcacattttaagatagtggtaaaagaatcattgtggtcgagtaaaacacgtttgtttagatatttattaatttgattaaacatttacaaattcttaaaaatataacatttataccactatcacattacatttaatataatttttggcattaatgatgatgttgagttacaagtagcgagttacatgttgctgcgtctatcaaccagtgtttttattccatggaggcagcgtgtctgtaaaatatctgaaaaacaatcactttattccatttggaa
Encoded here:
- the LOC142239738 gene encoding uncharacterized protein LOC142239738, whose protein sequence is MVKSSEISKAGEEKVRESKFPYRQAVGGLMYLMLGSRPDLAYSIGFLSRTLENPSSEDVMRVKRVFRYIAGTLSYGIAYDAKNNPKLECFSDADFGGCMKTGRSTSGVVIK